The Candidatus Cloacimonadota bacterium genome includes the window CCGATTACGCCACCAGTGAAACTGTTTATGTTGGCATCCAATGTGTTTCGAACGACGCCTTCATCTTCTTCATCGATGATGTGACTGTGATAGGCGGAGACGATGCAAACGATCCTGGCATGCCGGTTGTGGCAACTCAGCTGCACAGCAACTATCCGAACCCCTTCAACCCTGAAACCACCATTTCCTACAGTGTGAAGGAAGCCGCTCCTGTCAGCATCGAGATCTACAACGCCAAGGGACAGTTGGTGAAAACCCTGGTGAATGAAGACAAGGCCTCCGGCAACTACAAAGTTGTGTGGAACGGCCGTGACAACAACAACCAAGCTGTATCCAGCGGTATCTATTTCTACAAGATGCAGGCTGGCAAATACAGCAGCACCAAAAAGATGGTCCTGATGAAGTAATTCATCGGAGTCATAAATCTCCAATTAAGCCCCGGAATTCTCCGGGGCTTTTTTTAATTCTGGCGGCTACCATATTAGAACGAGTCTGTTGGAAACCACTTCAAAAAGCCCTAAACTTTTATCAACCTTATGTTTAGCTTATGAAACATAAGGAATACCAAGGGCGGCAAGCAAGAGAGCATCATATTTATCCCATTCATCCTGCAGTTTCGGCTCATTTTTCCTACAGGTCAGGACCCGTGCCATCTCGGGAAAAATAGACTTGGCGAAAACTTAATAAATGGGGTAACTTCTTTATTATGTGTGTTCTGGCTCAATTATTGCTTGACTT containing:
- a CDS encoding T9SS type A sorting domain-containing protein, translating into HTAQYGLERFKVGVSTTGTNPANFTIISGTNYIQAPDVWTEYTYSLADYATSETVYVGIQCVSNDAFIFFIDDVTVIGGDDANDPGMPVVATQLHSNYPNPFNPETTISYSVKEAAPVSIEIYNAKGQLVKTLVNEDKASGNYKVVWNGRDNNNQAVSSGIYFYKMQAGKYSSTKKMVLMK